The following DNA comes from Micromonospora chokoriensis.
GGTGGGCACCGCGGAGCTGAGTGACCGCAGTCGGACGCCACGGTCAGGGCCGGGTAGTTGCGGACCCGGCCCTGACCACCACGACTGTCGCCGACTCAGGACACCTCACGTCGGACGATCGCCACCGCCACCCGGCAGAACTCGTCCATGTCCGGGTTGAACCCGGCCGCGATGTCGGGATGCAACCCGGAGCGGGTCTCCTCCAACAGGCGTTGGCAGACCTGCTCGACCGGCTCGCCGGCGTAGTCGGCGCGGACCCGGTCGGTGGCGGCCTGAAGCGCCGAGGTCAGCTGTTCCTCCAGCGGGCCGCGCAGCTTCTGCTGCACAGGGTCGAGCCCGCGGGGGTCGAGCGTGACATGTGGCTCCGACATCGGTGCTCCCTTCGTCGGCGTCCGCGGTACCCCACCGCGGACGTCGGTCAAACCCCGTTCGGTGCGGCGGCGACCCGCACCTGGTATGAGAAGTCCTCCGCCGGCTCCTCGTGGTACGACAGGCGGCGGATCTGCCGGTCGTCGTCGTAGAGGGCGACGTCCACCAGGACGCCGAGGTGGCTGAGGCCGATGGACTGCACCCGCTTCTTGTCCTGCAACACCGCGCAGACGCCGCCGAGCAGGGTGCTGGCGTCGGCCGTACGGTGCCCGGGCGGGCATCGCAGGACCAGGTCGACCTCGACCGGCCCGGGCAACGGCGTCCAGCCGGTGCGCTGGGCCGCGGTGAGAGCGGCCTGGAGCAGGGTGCGGACCCTCGTCGCCTGGCGATGCCCGGCGGCGAAGATGGACAACGCTTCGGTCTTGACCGGTGGCAGGCCGCTCACCTCGAATGTCAGGGCGAGAGCGCGGGTGTCCTGCACGACGGCACCTCCTCGTTGGGACGATCCTGCCGAACCGGGGGAGCGGCGGTGCGACGTTCCCGCGATTACCAACCGATCGGGCAGGTGGGGGTCGGCCGAGGCGTGTCGACGGCGGCGGCGAACGCGCTGGCTGCGGCGTTAGGAAAACGCTAGTCGACGGTGCCCGCGCTGGGTAGTCGGTCGTTCACCCGGTTGGCCGCGGTGCGAAGGCGCAGAACTCGTTGCCCTCGGGGTCGGCCAGCACCCACCAGCGGCTGCGCTCGGTCGGCTCCGCGAGCATCGTCGCACCGGCCTGGACCAGCGCGTCGGGTCGCGGGTCGACCAGTTCGACGTCCCAGTGCATGCGGTTCTTGACCGTCTTGGGCTCGGTGACCCCGTCGAACACCCAGCTCTCCCAGGGGAGGCCGGCGGCACCGAGCACCGACGCTTCGGTGGGCCCGTACTCGACGGTGCCGCCGAGCACGCCGGCCCACCAGGCCGCCTGTGCGGTCGGGTCGATCGTGTCCACCACCAGGTGGACCGGGCCGGGCCTGGTGCCCTCGCAGGGGGGCAACGCGCAGAACTCGTTGCCCTCCGGGTCGGCCAGCACCCACCGGTCGACGCCACCGCCCGGTTCGCTGACCAGCCGGGCGCCGTCCGCGAGCAACGCCGCCGGGTCCGCGTCGGCCAACCGCAGATCCAGGTGTACGCGGGTACGGCCAACCCTCGGCTCGGGCACCTTGTTCACCCAGATCGACTCGGCATCCGATCGGGCCGAGCGGGGGTCCACCCGGGTGTCGCCGTCACCGGCGTCGGCCACGTCGGCGTCCAGCATGCGGGCCCAGAAGCCGCCCAGGGCGAGCGGGTCGGCGGCGTCCAGGCAGAGGTCCTTGAAGCGCGCGATCATGACCCCC
Coding sequences within:
- a CDS encoding RusA family crossover junction endodeoxyribonuclease — protein: MQDTRALALTFEVSGLPPVKTEALSIFAAGHRQATRVRTLLQAALTAAQRTGWTPLPGPVEVDLVLRCPPGHRTADASTLLGGVCAVLQDKKRVQSIGLSHLGVLVDVALYDDDRQIRRLSYHEEPAEDFSYQVRVAAAPNGV
- a CDS encoding VOC family protein yields the protein MIARFKDLCLDAADPLALGGFWARMLDADVADAGDGDTRVDPRSARSDAESIWVNKVPEPRVGRTRVHLDLRLADADPAALLADGARLVSEPGGGVDRWVLADPEGNEFCALPPCEGTRPGPVHLVVDTIDPTAQAAWWAGVLGGTVEYGPTEASVLGAAGLPWESWVFDGVTEPKTVKNRMHWDVELVDPRPDALVQAGATMLAEPTERSRWWVLADPEGNEFCAFAPRPTG